A window from Leptolyngbya iicbica LK encodes these proteins:
- a CDS encoding cupin domain-containing protein → MTQTSSAVASATDTAQDCKLAVVKTYRDYQVYRISPEDRNRLAIVFDPKTADVSLTYCVEIFEVGGETPSHRHNSAVEMFYVLKGEGEAVCDGRVVPLKTGDSILIPNSGTHEVRNVGSDRLYMLCIMVPNEDFAELIRNGVPDELDEEDLRVLSRTDVLMPC, encoded by the coding sequence ATGACTCAGACATCCTCTGCTGTAGCATCGGCCACGGACACCGCGCAAGATTGCAAGCTAGCTGTGGTGAAGACGTACCGAGATTATCAGGTTTATCGCATCAGTCCAGAAGATCGCAATCGTTTGGCGATCGTGTTTGACCCCAAGACGGCGGATGTATCGCTGACCTACTGTGTCGAAATTTTTGAGGTGGGGGGAGAGACGCCCTCCCATCGTCACAACTCGGCGGTGGAAATGTTTTATGTGCTGAAGGGCGAAGGCGAAGCGGTTTGCGATGGCCGGGTGGTGCCACTGAAGACTGGGGACAGCATTTTGATTCCCAACAGTGGCACCCATGAAGTGCGGAATGTGGGCAGCGATCGCCTCTACATGCTCTGCATCATGGTGCCGAACGAAGACTTTGCTGAACTGATTCGCAATGGAGTGCCGGATGAGCTGGATGAGGAAGATTTGCGGGTGCTCAGCCGTACGGATGTGCTGATGCCCTGTTGA
- a CDS encoding efflux RND transporter periplasmic adaptor subunit, producing MTSNYARLSATYRLPLAAGGLMLMASLAGLVGCTNGEGGGRPPQAAMAEEMVSVNTQVAQVGTFEAGLTFTGTTQPVQTVALRSRVTGQVTALTVDVADAVANGDILARQDADLLTVAVNQAQAELQARQSEVAQAQAAVSDAQTAYNSALVRLQQAQTEADRLTRLAADGAVSIQTAEQAQLTVDTGQQVVQSTQEQIRTRQAAVSAAEGRVSAQQAVVDQAQERLSYAVVRSPLSGTVIERFVEVGDYAETGDELMQLGDLSSIKVVIEVSDRDLAQVSVGQPVDVQLDALPGETIGGRITRIAPAADPTSRLIPVEVTIPNATGRIGSGLLARVTLEGAGSDRIAIPKPALEIASDDAPTLFVLTTVNEQEATVAARPVEVGRENDSRVEILSGLQADEVVVVRSSGDLSDGQVVKLSILSETE from the coding sequence GTGACGTCAAATTATGCTCGATTATCGGCGACGTATCGATTACCGCTTGCAGCGGGTGGTTTGATGTTAATGGCTAGCCTGGCGGGCCTCGTGGGTTGCACTAATGGCGAGGGGGGCGGTCGTCCACCGCAGGCGGCCATGGCCGAAGAGATGGTATCCGTCAACACGCAAGTCGCCCAGGTGGGTACGTTTGAAGCGGGACTCACCTTTACGGGCACCACTCAGCCCGTGCAAACGGTCGCGTTGCGATCGCGGGTCACCGGACAAGTGACGGCCCTGACGGTTGATGTGGCTGATGCGGTTGCCAATGGCGACATCCTGGCCCGTCAAGATGCCGATCTATTGACCGTGGCGGTGAACCAAGCCCAGGCCGAGTTGCAAGCTCGCCAGTCAGAAGTCGCCCAGGCTCAGGCGGCAGTAAGCGATGCCCAAACTGCTTACAACTCGGCGCTGGTGCGGCTCCAGCAAGCCCAAACTGAGGCCGATCGCTTGACCAGGCTCGCCGCTGATGGGGCCGTTTCAATTCAGACAGCAGAGCAAGCCCAGTTAACCGTCGATACCGGGCAGCAAGTGGTGCAATCGACCCAGGAACAAATTCGCACCCGCCAAGCGGCCGTGAGCGCCGCCGAAGGGCGGGTCAGCGCGCAGCAGGCCGTAGTGGATCAGGCCCAAGAGCGATTGTCTTATGCCGTGGTGCGATCGCCCCTGTCAGGCACGGTGATTGAGCGATTCGTCGAAGTGGGCGACTATGCCGAAACGGGCGACGAGTTGATGCAGTTGGGTGACCTCAGCAGCATCAAGGTGGTGATTGAAGTTTCGGATCGCGACCTGGCACAAGTCTCCGTCGGGCAGCCCGTAGACGTGCAGCTCGACGCCTTGCCAGGGGAAACCATCGGCGGACGCATTACGCGCATTGCCCCCGCCGCCGACCCGACCTCTCGGCTCATTCCGGTTGAAGTCACCATTCCCAACGCTACGGGCCGCATTGGCAGCGGTTTACTAGCACGGGTAACTTTGGAGGGAGCCGGAAGCGATCGCATCGCCATTCCTAAACCAGCCCTTGAGATTGCCAGCGATGACGCCCCCACTCTGTTTGTGCTGACCACGGTGAACGAGCAGGAGGCCACCGTCGCTGCCCGCCCCGTCGAAGTGGGTCGCGAAAACGATAGCCGGGTCGAGATCCTGTCTGGTTTGCAGGCGGACGAGGTTGTGGTGGTGCGCAGCAGCGGCGACCTGAGCGACGGCCAAGTCGTCAAACTCAGCATCCTGTCCGAAACCGAGTAA
- a CDS encoding efflux RND transporter permease subunit gives MTSSPRSSITTLSIRRHIAVLMLAIAVVVMGLFFITRLPVDLLPSITYPRIGLRLDAPGVSPEVAVDEITRPLEEGLAATEGVVQIYSQTREGRISIDLFFEPGGDIDQALNDATATLNRSRDALPDTVGEPRLFKFDPSQLPVYELALTSQSLPGSDLRIFAEEELARELTTLPGVASVDVTGGLEEEVQINIDPNRLQALGLGLADVLTELETRNQDTSGGRIRGTDSETLTRVTGRFGSADEVRNLQFTVGGPEASQQVYLRDFAEVVDGTAEQRIYVSLNQQPAVKISVQKQPDANTVAVVDVVKSRMAQLQAADLFPDDVAINIVLDESVFVQNSIRNVAIAGLTGATLAAIAVFFFLGSLRQTLIIVLAIPLATLTAIILIGVFGLSLNVFSLGGLALGVGIVVDNSIVMLENIAQGAERLARRHASNGNGAALRSSNAPPKDEVIAQAEQSSQQLESALLASTSTNLVSVLPFLLIGGFIALLFNELVLTISFAIAASLVVALTVVPTLTARLLTLPGSSGVKDWFLLRQFDLRLKGLTRQYQRLLGRVLSRRLMVIAIAVLVLGGSSLLMVRQIPQEILPSIDTGQARLFAQFPPGTPLADNRKVMAAIDEVLMAQPEVDYVFTTSGGFLFASITSANALRGTSTITLKPGTPVGRFVGQANRALAELNLVDIRLRLFPESVRGLITSNSPVRGADVDIILQSANRERLQQAGRQVLDTFDQQATLASYSPDADPPQPETQIRPDWERAADLNLSAATLGDTVQTLVDGSVPTQLQRGDRLVDIRVQLPDAAIDTPSKLRQLPVYTDGGQLVRLGDVATVEPGQAPAEIQRINQRQVFIIEGRLAEGATLGDAIAEMKRILATIDLPEGVTVLPSSSAEANQAIQRSLLTLGGLAAFLVFTVMAVQYNSLIDPLVIMLTVPLALAGGILGLFVTQTAIGATVIVGAVLLVGIVVNNAIILVELANQIYAEQGCDRTTAILQAAPQRLRPILMTTVTTVLGLLPLALGIGDGSEFLQPMGIVVFSGLSLATLLTLFIIPCFYTLLHGSRTDGGTADQLAPLAPDASATKPPTATPLP, from the coding sequence ATGACCTCTTCCCCTCGCAGCAGTATTACCACGCTCTCGATTCGTCGCCACATTGCCGTGTTGATGCTGGCGATCGCGGTGGTCGTGATGGGCCTGTTCTTCATTACCCGGTTGCCCGTTGATCTACTGCCCTCCATCACCTATCCCCGCATCGGCCTACGCTTAGATGCTCCCGGCGTATCCCCCGAAGTCGCAGTGGATGAGATCACCCGCCCTTTAGAAGAAGGGTTAGCGGCGACGGAAGGGGTGGTGCAAATTTATTCGCAAACGCGAGAAGGCCGCATCAGCATCGACCTGTTTTTTGAACCAGGGGGTGATATTGATCAGGCCCTTAACGATGCCACCGCCACGTTGAACCGATCCCGCGATGCACTGCCCGACACCGTGGGCGAACCTCGCCTCTTCAAATTTGACCCGTCACAGCTCCCCGTCTACGAACTGGCCCTCACCTCACAGTCCCTACCCGGCAGCGATCTGCGCATCTTTGCCGAAGAAGAGTTGGCGCGGGAGCTGACGACCCTGCCCGGCGTGGCCAGCGTCGATGTCACCGGGGGCTTAGAAGAAGAAGTGCAAATCAACATCGATCCCAATCGCCTGCAAGCGTTGGGTTTGGGCTTGGCCGATGTGCTTACTGAATTAGAGACCCGCAACCAAGACACCTCCGGCGGCCGGATTCGTGGCACCGATTCAGAAACCCTGACACGGGTCACCGGAAGATTTGGCAGCGCTGACGAAGTTCGGAATCTACAGTTCACGGTGGGCGGCCCGGAGGCCTCTCAACAGGTCTATCTGCGCGACTTTGCCGAAGTCGTTGACGGCACTGCCGAGCAGCGCATCTACGTGTCGCTCAACCAACAACCCGCGGTCAAAATCAGTGTGCAAAAGCAGCCTGACGCCAATACCGTCGCCGTGGTTGATGTGGTCAAAAGTCGCATGGCCCAACTGCAAGCTGCGGATCTCTTTCCCGACGACGTAGCGATCAACATCGTTCTGGACGAATCGGTGTTCGTGCAAAATTCCATTCGCAATGTGGCGATCGCGGGGCTCACCGGGGCCACCCTGGCGGCGATCGCGGTCTTCTTTTTCCTCGGGTCGCTGCGCCAGACGCTGATTATCGTCCTCGCCATTCCCCTTGCCACGCTGACGGCCATCATTTTGATCGGCGTGTTTGGCCTCTCGCTGAATGTCTTTAGCCTGGGAGGATTGGCCTTAGGGGTCGGCATCGTGGTCGATAACTCCATCGTCATGCTTGAAAATATCGCCCAGGGAGCTGAAAGGCTGGCTCGCCGCCATGCTAGCAACGGCAACGGGGCTGCGCTGAGGTCATCAAATGCACCCCCCAAGGACGAAGTGATTGCCCAAGCAGAGCAGAGCAGCCAACAGCTAGAGTCGGCTTTACTCGCTTCGACCTCAACGAACCTCGTCTCCGTGCTGCCCTTTTTGCTGATTGGGGGCTTTATCGCCCTGCTGTTCAATGAACTGGTGCTGACCATCAGCTTTGCGATCGCCGCTTCCCTGGTGGTGGCCTTGACTGTCGTGCCCACCCTCACCGCTCGTTTGCTGACCCTGCCCGGTTCCAGCGGCGTCAAAGACTGGTTTTTACTCCGGCAGTTTGACTTACGCCTCAAAGGCTTAACGCGACAATATCAACGGCTATTGGGGCGGGTGCTAAGTCGGCGGCTGATGGTAATTGCGATCGCTGTGCTCGTGTTGGGGGGCAGCAGCTTGCTCATGGTGCGGCAAATTCCCCAAGAAATTTTGCCCTCGATTGACACGGGGCAGGCGCGGCTGTTTGCTCAGTTTCCCCCCGGTACTCCCCTGGCCGACAACCGCAAAGTCATGGCCGCGATAGATGAGGTCCTGATGGCCCAGCCGGAAGTTGACTATGTGTTCACCACTTCGGGCGGCTTTTTGTTTGCCAGCATCACCAGCGCCAACGCCCTGCGCGGCACCAGCACCATTACCCTCAAGCCGGGAACGCCCGTGGGGCGGTTTGTCGGTCAGGCCAATCGGGCTCTTGCCGAGCTCAATCTGGTGGATATTCGGTTGCGGCTATTTCCCGAGTCGGTGCGCGGTCTCATCACCAGTAACTCGCCCGTGCGCGGGGCCGATGTCGACATCATTTTGCAAAGCGCCAATCGCGAACGCTTGCAGCAGGCGGGTCGCCAAGTGCTCGACACCTTTGACCAACAGGCAACCTTAGCCAGCTACAGTCCCGACGCCGATCCCCCCCAACCCGAAACCCAGATTCGCCCTGACTGGGAACGCGCAGCTGATTTGAATCTCTCTGCTGCGACCCTTGGCGACACCGTACAAACCCTCGTCGATGGCTCTGTCCCCACTCAGCTACAACGGGGCGATCGCTTGGTGGATATTCGGGTGCAGCTGCCCGATGCGGCCATCGACACACCATCCAAGCTACGGCAACTACCGGTCTATACCGACGGGGGGCAGCTCGTGCGGCTAGGCGATGTGGCCACCGTCGAACCCGGCCAAGCCCCTGCCGAAATTCAGCGCATTAACCAGCGTCAAGTCTTCATCATCGAGGGCCGACTGGCCGAGGGGGCAACCTTGGGCGACGCGATCGCTGAAATGAAACGCATTTTAGCCACCATCGACCTACCCGAAGGCGTCACCGTCCTCCCCAGTTCCAGCGCCGAAGCGAATCAGGCCATCCAGCGATCGCTGCTGACCCTCGGTGGCCTCGCCGCCTTCCTGGTATTCACCGTCATGGCCGTGCAGTACAACTCCCTGATCGACCCGCTGGTGATTATGTTGACCGTCCCGCTGGCACTGGCGGGGGGCATTTTGGGGCTGTTCGTTACCCAAACTGCCATTGGCGCAACCGTCATTGTCGGGGCTGTGCTGCTGGTGGGCATTGTGGTCAACAACGCCATCATTTTGGTGGAACTTGCCAACCAAATTTACGCGGAGCAAGGGTGCGATCGCACTACCGCTATCTTGCAAGCCGCCCCCCAACGACTCCGCCCCATCCTGATGACCACGGTCACCACCGTCCTCGGCCTACTGCCCTTGGCTCTGGGCATCGGGGACGGCTCCGAGTTTTTGCAGCCCATGGGCATCGTCGTCTTTTCGGGTTTGTCCCTCGCGACGTTGCTGACGCTGTTTATCATCCCCTGCTTTTACACGCTGCTGCACGGCTCCCGCACCGACGGCGGCACTGCGGACCAGCTGGCGCCACTCGCCCCCGATGCGTCTGCCACTAAACCGCCCACCGCTACTCCGCTGCCGTAA
- a CDS encoding TIGR00341 family protein, with translation MNRSAIIEQFQRFRRKYLSAGRRVSPQQLKYMTDSLSDESRLGNSFLILTLGSCMIATFGLLANSTAVIIGAMLIAPLMLPIRGLSFGILEGDESLIRTGAKAIIIGTGVAIAVSMVLGMVVNLSGYGSEVWGRTQPTLLDLGIAITAGALAGYAKIEAKISSSLAGTAIAVALMPPLCVVGLWLAKFELRWAWGALVLYLTNLLGITLACMLVFFWAGYSPVIKARRPLIWTTAITSLLTLPLGITSYRLIVQDRLESNLQAALLDGTLTFQRLELASLETDWFPNPPEVRLLVYANEPVTPVQVNLLEEFVADEMGRRFTLIFQVAQLERVTSEPTRSMDDADSLPLMPSTSPWQQN, from the coding sequence ATGAATCGGTCGGCAATTATCGAGCAGTTCCAGCGTTTTCGCCGCAAATATCTGTCTGCTGGGCGGCGGGTTTCTCCTCAGCAACTGAAGTACATGACCGATAGTCTGTCTGATGAGTCACGGCTAGGTAATAGTTTTCTCATCCTGACTTTGGGCTCTTGCATGATTGCGACGTTTGGCTTGCTTGCCAACAGCACAGCGGTCATTATTGGGGCGATGTTGATTGCCCCGTTGATGTTGCCGATTCGGGGCTTGTCTTTCGGCATTTTAGAAGGTGATGAATCTCTCATTCGGACGGGCGCTAAAGCCATCATCATTGGCACAGGGGTCGCGATCGCGGTCTCGATGGTCCTCGGTATGGTCGTCAACTTATCCGGCTATGGCAGTGAAGTCTGGGGCCGCACTCAGCCAACTTTGCTGGATTTAGGGATTGCGATTACAGCGGGCGCGTTGGCCGGTTATGCCAAAATTGAGGCGAAAATTTCGAGTTCACTGGCAGGGACTGCGATCGCCGTTGCCTTGATGCCCCCGCTGTGTGTCGTCGGGCTCTGGCTAGCTAAGTTTGAACTGCGCTGGGCTTGGGGGGCACTGGTGCTTTACCTCACTAACCTACTTGGCATCACCCTGGCCTGCATGCTGGTATTTTTTTGGGCGGGATACTCTCCCGTCATCAAAGCTCGTCGCCCGCTGATTTGGACGACAGCGATCACAAGTTTGCTCACGTTGCCCTTGGGGATAACTTCCTATCGACTGATTGTGCAAGACCGTCTGGAATCTAACTTGCAAGCAGCCTTGCTAGATGGCACCTTAACCTTTCAGCGACTGGAACTGGCCTCGCTGGAAACAGACTGGTTCCCCAACCCCCCAGAAGTCAGGTTGTTGGTTTACGCTAATGAACCCGTGACGCCCGTGCAGGTCAATTTGCTAGAAGAGTTTGTCGCCGACGAAATGGGCCGTCGATTCACTCTGATTTTTCAAGTCGCTCAACTCGAACGGGTGACTAGCGAACCGACGCGATCGATGGACGATGCAGATTCCCTACCGCTGATGCCTTCCACATCGCCGTGGCAGCAAAACTGA
- the purN gene encoding phosphoribosylglycinamide formyltransferase → MSDALISPAIPSSSQLQASPMRLAVLASGKGSNLAAIANAIARGELNATIQVVIYNNPAAGVVQKAEHYGIPTVLLNHRTFASREALDTAIIETVQAHQADWVIMAGWMRRVTAVLIDAFPRRVLNIHPSLLPSFPGVRAVEQALAAGTKITGCTVHYVELVVDSGPIIMQAAVPVLADDTPATLQARIQVQEHQIYPAAIALAGQAQLTAAE, encoded by the coding sequence GTGAGTGACGCCCTCATTTCTCCTGCAATTCCTTCCTCATCCCAGCTTCAAGCCTCGCCGATGCGCCTGGCAGTGTTGGCTTCGGGCAAGGGCAGCAATCTCGCCGCGATCGCCAATGCGATCGCCCGTGGGGAACTGAACGCGACAATTCAGGTGGTGATTTACAACAATCCGGCGGCGGGGGTGGTGCAAAAGGCGGAGCACTACGGCATTCCGACAGTGCTGCTCAATCACCGGACGTTTGCGAGTCGGGAAGCTCTCGACACCGCCATTATCGAAACGGTGCAGGCTCACCAGGCCGATTGGGTGATTATGGCCGGGTGGATGCGGCGGGTAACGGCGGTGTTGATCGACGCTTTTCCGCGCCGGGTGCTGAACATTCATCCCAGTTTGCTGCCCAGCTTTCCGGGGGTGCGGGCGGTGGAGCAAGCGTTAGCGGCGGGCACCAAAATTACCGGCTGCACGGTTCATTATGTGGAGTTGGTAGTGGATAGTGGCCCCATCATTATGCAGGCGGCGGTGCCGGTGTTGGCGGACGATACCCCAGCAACGTTGCAAGCGCGCATTCAGGTGCAAGAGCATCAGATCTATCCAGCGGCGATCGCTTTGGCGGGGCAAGCCCAGCTTACGGCAGCGGAGTAG
- a CDS encoding PEP-CTERM sorting domain-containing protein (PEP-CTERM proteins occur, often in large numbers, in the proteomes of bacteria that also encode an exosortase, a predicted intramembrane cysteine proteinase. The presence of a PEP-CTERM domain at a protein's C-terminus predicts cleavage within the sorting domain, followed by covalent anchoring to some some component of the (usually Gram-negative) cell surface. Many PEP-CTERM proteins exhibit an unusual sequence composition that includes large numbers of potential glycosylation sites. Expression of one such protein has been shown restore the ability of a bacterium to form floc, a type of biofilm.): MFKQTILALTSAAVSGVGFAGSAEAASLNLVKVGNIVQDNRTDLSWLDLSQTDGMTPMQALSAFPEYRLSTTSEVAELLKSAQEDFGGVVPDLNTGVISQPLGGGLRTLFGGTGGFGFMGGRFDDGNGNDVFGAIQYFPGVAGLGFREDVAGPIAEYGVLLVRGETVSESVPEPVSLLGMATVGVVAAGGVLKKKATA; encoded by the coding sequence ATGTTTAAACAAACCATCCTTGCACTGACGAGCGCAGCCGTGAGCGGAGTTGGCTTTGCTGGGAGTGCTGAGGCAGCCAGTCTGAATTTGGTAAAAGTAGGCAATATTGTCCAAGATAATCGCACCGACTTATCTTGGTTGGATTTATCTCAAACTGATGGAATGACTCCTATGCAGGCCTTGAGTGCGTTTCCCGAATATCGCTTGAGTACCACTTCAGAAGTTGCAGAGTTGTTAAAGTCAGCGCAAGAAGATTTTGGCGGAGTTGTTCCTGACTTAAATACTGGTGTAATAAGTCAACCATTAGGGGGTGGTTTGCGTACACTTTTTGGCGGGACAGGAGGATTTGGGTTCATGGGAGGCCGTTTTGATGATGGAAATGGAAATGACGTATTTGGGGCCATTCAGTATTTCCCTGGTGTCGCAGGTTTAGGATTTCGAGAGGATGTAGCTGGCCCTATTGCTGAGTATGGAGTACTTTTAGTCAGAGGTGAAACGGTCTCTGAATCCGTCCCCGAACCCGTTTCACTACTTGGCATGGCTACCGTTGGTGTCGTTGCGGCGGGTGGTGTACTTAAGAAGAAAGCGACTGCTTAG
- a CDS encoding protochlorophyllide reductase, whose amino-acid sequence MADTNQPTVIVTGASSGVGLYATKALAKKGCHVVMACRNLPKAEAAAKEVGLQPDQYTVMRLDLASLQSVRDFVDAFRASGKTLKSLVCNAAVYLPLEKDPQYSEDGYEISVATNHLGHFLLCHLMLDDLKKSSVDDKRLIILGTVTANRKELGGKIPIPAPPDLGNLEGFEQGFKAPISMIDGKKFKSGKAYKDSKLCNMLTTRELHRRYHDATGITFNSLYPGCVADTPLFRNHFKAFRTIFPWFQKNITGGYVSQELAGERVAMVVVDPEFKQSGYHWSWGNRQQQGRQAFVQELSAEGSDDLKAKRLWELSERLVGVASMVST is encoded by the coding sequence ATGGCAGATACTAATCAGCCGACGGTCATTGTTACAGGTGCCTCTTCTGGGGTCGGGCTGTACGCTACTAAAGCCCTGGCCAAGAAAGGTTGTCACGTTGTCATGGCCTGTCGCAACCTCCCCAAAGCCGAAGCCGCCGCCAAAGAGGTCGGTTTGCAGCCTGATCAATACACCGTGATGCGCCTTGATCTGGCAAGTTTACAGAGTGTGCGAGATTTTGTGGATGCCTTTCGGGCCAGTGGTAAAACGCTGAAGTCGCTGGTGTGTAATGCGGCAGTCTATCTGCCTTTAGAAAAGGACCCCCAATACAGCGAAGACGGGTATGAAATCAGCGTCGCGACTAATCATCTGGGACACTTTTTGCTGTGTCACCTGATGTTGGACGACTTGAAAAAATCGTCGGTGGATGACAAGCGCCTGATTATTTTGGGCACGGTGACGGCGAACCGCAAAGAACTGGGTGGCAAGATTCCCATTCCGGCTCCCCCTGACTTGGGCAATTTAGAAGGCTTTGAACAGGGCTTTAAAGCGCCCATTTCCATGATTGATGGCAAGAAGTTCAAGTCTGGCAAAGCCTACAAGGACAGCAAGCTGTGCAATATGCTGACCACTCGTGAGCTGCACCGTCGGTATCACGATGCGACGGGCATTACCTTCAACTCGCTGTATCCCGGCTGTGTGGCCGATACGCCGCTGTTCCGCAATCACTTCAAGGCGTTCCGCACGATTTTTCCCTGGTTCCAAAAGAACATCACGGGGGGCTATGTGTCGCAAGAACTCGCGGGCGAGCGGGTGGCGATGGTCGTGGTTGATCCAGAATTTAAGCAATCTGGCTATCACTGGAGCTGGGGCAATCGCCAGCAGCAGGGTCGGCAAGCCTTTGTGCAAGAGTTGTCGGCAGAGGGTAGTGATGACCTGAAGGCCAAGCGTCTGTGGGAACTCAGCGAACGGCTGGTTGGGGTCGCCTCGATGGTGAGCACTTAA
- the nagA gene encoding N-acetylglucosamine-6-phosphate deacetylase has protein sequence MAAMWALTNCRIYTGAEVLDDRALVIQGDRIQSLMSVTDLPKDCERIDLEGASITPGFIDLQLNGCGGVMFNDAIAPETLDIMHQTNLRSGTTSFLPTLITTSDADMRSAMSVVKAYRQDQPHSVLGLHLEGPYLNPKRKGIHNGDFVRSPDAEMIAAIAQAGPETVRLVTLAPEMATPEDIAQLAQAGIVVSAGHTNANYDQAVASFHQGVTMATHLFNAMSPWQSRQPGMVGAVLDQPEVYTGIIADGHHVHFTSISLAHKLKGDRLFLVTDATPPAGTEMDSFMIGGQRVFYREGKCISAEGTLGGSALTMIEAIANCVHHVGIPLAEALRMASLYPARAIHVDEQYGQLAPGYIANATIFDSALRILGVVDRGRLQRFNPTVTAPAYAQATALP, from the coding sequence ATGGCGGCAATGTGGGCGCTGACAAATTGTCGGATTTACACCGGGGCGGAGGTGCTGGACGATCGCGCCTTGGTCATTCAGGGCGATCGCATTCAGAGTCTCATGTCGGTGACCGATCTGCCCAAGGATTGTGAGCGGATCGATTTGGAGGGAGCCTCCATTACTCCCGGTTTTATCGACCTGCAGCTCAACGGGTGTGGGGGCGTTATGTTCAATGACGCGATCGCGCCAGAAACGTTGGACATCATGCACCAAACGAATCTGCGGAGCGGCACGACGAGCTTTTTGCCGACGCTGATCACCACCTCAGATGCCGACATGAGATCGGCCATGAGTGTAGTTAAAGCCTATCGCCAAGATCAGCCCCACTCGGTGTTGGGTCTGCATCTCGAAGGGCCGTATCTCAATCCCAAGCGCAAGGGCATTCACAATGGGGATTTTGTGCGATCGCCCGATGCCGAGATGATTGCCGCGATCGCGCAAGCTGGGCCAGAAACGGTACGGCTTGTGACTTTGGCCCCAGAAATGGCGACGCCTGAGGACATTGCCCAACTCGCGCAAGCTGGGATTGTCGTGTCGGCGGGGCATACCAACGCTAACTATGACCAGGCAGTGGCGAGCTTTCATCAGGGGGTGACGATGGCGACCCACCTGTTCAACGCCATGTCGCCTTGGCAAAGTCGACAGCCGGGCATGGTGGGGGCGGTGCTCGATCAGCCGGAAGTTTACACAGGCATTATCGCCGATGGTCATCACGTTCATTTCACGTCTATTTCGTTGGCTCACAAATTGAAGGGCGATCGCTTGTTTCTCGTCACCGACGCCACCCCCCCAGCAGGCACCGAAATGGACTCCTTCATGATTGGCGGCCAGCGGGTGTTTTATCGTGAGGGCAAATGCATCTCGGCGGAAGGCACGCTGGGCGGTTCGGCGCTGACCATGATTGAGGCGATCGCCAACTGCGTTCACCATGTCGGGATTCCTCTGGCAGAAGCGTTGCGCATGGCTAGTCTGTATCCGGCCCGTGCCATCCATGTGGACGAGCAGTACGGTCAACTTGCACCGGGCTATATTGCCAACGCCACTATTTTTGACTCTGCCCTACGCATTCTCGGAGTCGTCGACCGAGGCCGGTTGCAGCGCTTTAATCCAACTGTGACAGCGCCTGCCTACGCCCAGGCAACCGCGTTACCTTAA